A region from the uncultured Holophaga sp. genome encodes:
- a CDS encoding isochorismatase family protein: MGTALLIIDVQQAIAYGERPAYEVGEVIARIRALAARVRAAGRPVIYVQHTCEGGSLHPGSPGWQWAEGLEILPGDRICTKRTPDAFHGTELQALLGASCVTELIICGLQSEFCVDTTTRCALALGYPVQLVADGHTTLANGVLEPWQIIAHHNATLAEITSFGVRVVPRQAREIRIT, encoded by the coding sequence ATGGGGACCGCACTCCTTATCATTGATGTGCAGCAGGCCATCGCCTACGGAGAGCGCCCGGCCTATGAGGTGGGAGAGGTGATTGCACGGATCCGGGCCCTGGCCGCCAGGGTCCGTGCCGCGGGTCGTCCCGTGATTTACGTCCAGCACACCTGTGAGGGGGGGAGCCTCCACCCGGGCTCTCCCGGTTGGCAGTGGGCGGAGGGCCTGGAGATCCTTCCCGGGGATCGGATCTGCACAAAGCGGACCCCCGATGCCTTCCATGGCACTGAACTCCAAGCACTCCTGGGGGCTTCCTGCGTCACCGAACTCATCATCTGCGGGCTCCAGAGCGAGTTCTGTGTGGATACCACCACCCGGTGCGCCCTTGCCCTGGGTTACCCGGTCCAGTTGGTGGCCGACGGGCACACCACCCTTGCCAATGGGGTGCTGGAGCCCTGGCAGATCATCGCCCACCACAACGCGACCCTGGCTGAGATCACCAGCTTCGGCGTGAGGGTGGTACCCAGGCAAGCCCGGGAGATCCGGATCACCTGA
- the ribB gene encoding 3,4-dihydroxy-2-butanone-4-phosphate synthase, translated as MSSPFASIEEAIEAIRLGRIVVVVDDEDRENEGDLTLAAQHISPEAIAFMATHGRGLICVALEGERLDHLNIPLMVQDNSSPFETAFCVSVEAREGTSTGISAGDRAQTIRKLIDPEAGPADFVKPGHMFPLRARTGGVLTRTGQTEASVDLARLAGLDPSGVICEIMKDDGTMARVPDLVPFCQQHGLLLVTVADLVAYRLRKDPIVQLLESTPAESLWGQATVHRYRSLLDGIEHLAFTFPDPGTGRAPLVRVHVESLPEDLAGLGGASRSPFHVAMATIAREGGTLVYLRRNSEAVAESYLSDREVGTGSQILRHLGIQRMRLLSRHSKKYIGLKGFDLDIVEQVLMDIP; from the coding sequence ATGAGCTCACCTTTCGCAAGCATCGAAGAGGCCATCGAGGCTATCCGTCTGGGACGGATAGTGGTGGTGGTGGATGACGAGGACCGGGAGAACGAGGGGGACCTGACCCTGGCGGCCCAGCACATCTCCCCGGAAGCCATCGCCTTCATGGCAACCCACGGCCGGGGGCTCATCTGCGTCGCCCTGGAGGGGGAGCGCCTGGACCACTTGAATATCCCGCTCATGGTCCAGGACAACTCAAGCCCTTTCGAGACCGCCTTCTGCGTGTCCGTGGAGGCCCGGGAGGGCACCAGCACGGGTATCAGCGCCGGAGACCGGGCCCAGACCATCCGCAAGCTCATCGACCCCGAAGCCGGACCCGCCGACTTCGTGAAGCCCGGCCACATGTTCCCCCTGCGGGCCCGCACCGGAGGGGTGCTCACCCGCACCGGGCAGACCGAGGCCTCCGTGGACCTGGCCCGCCTGGCTGGACTGGATCCCTCGGGGGTCATCTGCGAGATCATGAAGGATGATGGGACCATGGCCCGGGTCCCCGATCTGGTCCCCTTCTGCCAGCAGCATGGCCTCCTCCTGGTCACCGTGGCCGACCTGGTGGCCTACCGTCTGCGGAAGGACCCCATCGTCCAACTGCTGGAGAGTACCCCCGCCGAGAGCCTCTGGGGACAGGCCACCGTCCATCGATACCGGAGCCTCCTGGATGGGATTGAGCACCTCGCCTTCACCTTCCCTGACCCGGGCACCGGGCGCGCGCCCCTCGTCCGGGTCCATGTCGAGTCCCTCCCGGAGGACCTGGCCGGGCTGGGCGGCGCCTCCCGCTCCCCCTTCCATGTGGCCATGGCCACCATCGCCCGAGAGGGCGGAACCCTGGTCTACCTCCGGAGGAACAGCGAGGCCGTGGCGGAATCCTACCTCAGTGACCGGGAGGTCGGAACAGGGTCCCAGATCCTCCGCCACCTGGGCATCCAGCGGATGCGCCTCCTGAGCCGTCACAGCAAAAAGTACATTGGACTGAAGGGCTTTGACCTGGATATCGTGGAACAGGTCCTCATGGATATACCTTGA
- a CDS encoding response regulator — MTRSSTPICPRLHPLLLVDDDVLIREALVEFLTAEGFQVSEAGDAETAERLLQEAVPPFDLVLTDLVMPGRSGMDVLRTALRINASCTVLVLSGYGSVREANDAMDLGAYGLVNKPFHLDQLRNILRRLMERIALLEERDHLRAELATLHARVDLLEATKGRMEMLAEQFNPPTERRDEDLESLERLAVLRTRGLLSEAEYETAKRGHLAKWRK, encoded by the coding sequence TTGACTCGATCCAGCACACCCATCTGCCCCAGGCTCCACCCGCTGTTGCTGGTTGATGATGATGTGCTCATCCGTGAGGCCCTGGTGGAGTTTCTCACGGCCGAAGGCTTCCAGGTCAGCGAGGCCGGGGACGCGGAGACTGCCGAGCGGCTCCTGCAGGAGGCCGTGCCGCCCTTCGACCTGGTCCTCACGGATCTGGTGATGCCGGGGCGCAGTGGCATGGATGTGCTGCGCACTGCCCTGCGGATCAACGCCAGCTGCACCGTACTGGTGCTCTCGGGGTACGGGAGTGTGCGGGAGGCCAACGATGCCATGGACCTGGGCGCCTACGGTCTGGTCAACAAGCCCTTCCACCTGGATCAGCTCCGCAACATCCTGCGGCGTCTGATGGAGCGCATAGCCCTCCTGGAGGAGCGGGACCATCTGCGGGCGGAGCTTGCGACGCTTCATGCCCGGGTGGACTTGTTGGAGGCGACCAAAGGGCGGATGGAGATGCTCGCAGAGCAGTTCAATCCTCCCACCGAGCGACGGGATGAGGACCTGGAAAGTCTTGAGCGGCTGGCGGTCCTGCGGACCCGCGGCCTCCTCTCGGAGGCGGAGTATGAGACCGCCAAGCGTGGACATCTTGCGAAGTGGCGGAAATGA
- the lysS gene encoding lysine--tRNA ligase, which yields MESNQYRQVRIEKLEKLKALGFDPYPAKAKRTHGLPQVLAEFSELSNEQLEAEPRVLSVMGRILAIREMGKSVFAHIAEGGKRLQVYFRKNDLDEVDARFWELVKLLDMGDFISVTGPLMRTKTGELSVRAQDIQFLTKALLPLPEKWHGLQDREQRIRQRYLDLATNAEVMDTFQKRSRILAAVRSYMVGQGFLEVETPMMQPIPGGATARPFVTHHNALDIDLYLRIAPELYLKRLIVGGFERVFEINRSFRNEGISQRHNPEFTMMESYAVGDDLRDVMRLTENLFNTVAREVVGAEELPYGENTDGSPRMISYAVPFRRLSLKDAIAEYGHIDRARLEDPAEIIKLAKEVHVEDMARKTPGHLLGDLFEHHAEKQLIQPTFITDYPVEMSPLTKELPDQEGFVDRFELFIAGMELSNAYSELNDPIVQLERFMAQIAERDAGNDEAMMLDQDFIDALEHGFPPTGGLGIGIDRTVMLMTNNQSIRDVILFPAMRPVKAEPSAAE from the coding sequence ATGGAGTCCAACCAGTACCGCCAAGTCCGCATCGAGAAGCTGGAGAAGCTCAAGGCCTTGGGCTTCGATCCCTACCCGGCCAAAGCGAAGCGGACCCATGGGTTGCCTCAGGTTCTCGCGGAATTCAGTGAACTCAGCAATGAGCAGCTGGAGGCCGAGCCCCGGGTGCTGAGCGTCATGGGGCGCATCCTGGCCATCCGGGAGATGGGCAAGAGTGTCTTCGCCCACATCGCCGAGGGGGGGAAGCGGCTCCAGGTCTACTTCCGCAAGAATGATCTGGATGAGGTCGATGCCCGCTTCTGGGAGCTGGTGAAACTCCTGGATATGGGGGACTTCATCAGCGTCACCGGGCCTCTCATGCGTACCAAGACGGGTGAATTGAGCGTACGGGCCCAGGACATCCAGTTCCTCACCAAGGCCCTGCTGCCCCTGCCCGAGAAGTGGCACGGGCTCCAGGACAGGGAGCAGCGCATCCGCCAGCGCTACCTGGACCTCGCCACCAATGCCGAGGTCATGGACACCTTCCAGAAGCGTAGCCGCATCCTGGCGGCGGTGCGCAGCTACATGGTGGGCCAGGGCTTCCTGGAGGTTGAGACCCCCATGATGCAGCCCATCCCCGGCGGTGCCACGGCCCGGCCCTTCGTGACCCACCACAACGCGCTCGACATCGATCTCTACCTCCGCATCGCCCCCGAGCTCTACCTGAAGCGGCTCATCGTGGGCGGCTTCGAGCGGGTCTTCGAGATCAACCGCAGCTTCCGCAACGAGGGCATCAGCCAGCGGCACAACCCCGAGTTCACCATGATGGAGAGCTACGCCGTGGGCGATGACCTGCGGGATGTGATGCGCCTCACGGAGAATCTCTTCAACACCGTGGCCAGGGAGGTCGTGGGGGCCGAGGAACTGCCCTACGGGGAGAACACCGATGGCAGCCCCCGCATGATCAGCTACGCCGTGCCCTTCCGGCGCCTGAGCCTCAAGGATGCCATCGCCGAGTACGGCCACATCGACCGGGCCCGCCTGGAGGATCCCGCCGAGATCATCAAGCTCGCCAAGGAGGTCCATGTCGAGGACATGGCACGCAAGACCCCCGGTCACCTTCTGGGTGATCTCTTCGAGCACCATGCCGAGAAGCAGCTGATCCAGCCCACCTTCATCACGGACTACCCCGTGGAGATGAGCCCCCTCACCAAGGAGCTGCCGGATCAGGAGGGCTTCGTGGACCGCTTCGAACTCTTCATCGCGGGTATGGAGCTGTCCAACGCCTACTCCGAGCTGAACGACCCCATCGTGCAGCTGGAGCGCTTCATGGCCCAGATCGCTGAGCGGGACGCGGGCAATGACGAGGCCATGATGCTGGACCAGGACTTCATCGACGCCCTGGAGCACGGCTTCCCCCCCACCGGCGGCCTGGGCATCGGCATCGACCGCACCGTCATGCTCATGACCAACAACCAGAGCATCCGCGACGTCATCCTCTTCCCCGCCATGCGGCCGGTGAAGGCCGAGCCCTCTGCCGCTGAATAG
- a CDS encoding DUF4388 domain-containing protein: MRGAPLPDIIQLVCQGAKSGVFHVSEDPKRAQIFLREGRIVHAVSHGAEGLEAVYAVALWLDGRYHFEEGPVEVPTTITKPNPAILMELHRRMDEWRVVSQKVSSLDLYPNSILLPGEMPHGVTPREAQLLSYLTGYYSVAELAEALERPVLAVAKDLYGLVMAGHAILKGVRSNREPALPSRAPAPASPMEEPLPPTVPELPAPPPGARPAAVDPARTARLTAFAQRIAQVAHSVLPAEHHDLVARLHTRATQQLVQGEGPEAVKGLALAISRGVVEAGCEPETVKTLNAQLKALFSR, encoded by the coding sequence ATGCGTGGAGCACCCCTGCCGGACATCATCCAGCTGGTGTGCCAAGGCGCCAAGAGCGGGGTCTTCCATGTCTCGGAGGACCCCAAGCGGGCGCAGATCTTCCTGCGGGAAGGGCGGATCGTGCATGCGGTCAGCCACGGGGCCGAAGGGCTCGAGGCGGTCTATGCCGTGGCGCTCTGGCTCGATGGGCGGTACCACTTCGAGGAGGGGCCCGTCGAGGTGCCCACGACCATCACCAAGCCCAATCCGGCCATCCTCATGGAGTTGCACCGGCGCATGGACGAGTGGCGGGTGGTGAGTCAGAAGGTCTCGAGCCTGGATCTCTACCCGAACTCCATCCTGCTGCCCGGTGAGATGCCCCACGGCGTGACCCCCCGGGAGGCTCAGCTGCTCAGCTATCTGACGGGCTACTACAGTGTGGCCGAGCTGGCCGAGGCCCTGGAGCGTCCCGTCCTGGCCGTGGCCAAGGACCTGTATGGCCTCGTCATGGCCGGGCACGCGATCCTCAAGGGGGTCCGCTCCAACCGGGAACCGGCGCTGCCCAGTCGTGCCCCCGCCCCGGCCTCCCCGATGGAGGAGCCCCTTCCCCCGACGGTTCCCGAGCTCCCGGCGCCCCCTCCCGGGGCTCGCCCGGCCGCTGTGGATCCCGCCAGGACCGCCCGGCTCACCGCCTTCGCCCAGCGCATTGCGCAGGTTGCCCATTCGGTCCTTCCCGCCGAGCACCATGACCTGGTGGCCCGGCTCCATACCCGGGCCACCCAGCAACTGGTCCAGGGCGAGGGGCCTGAAGCCGTCAAGGGGCTGGCTCTCGCCATCTCCCGGGGGGTGGTGGAGGCCGGGTGTGAGCCCGAGACGGTGAAGACCCTGAACGCCCAACTCAAGGCCCTCTTCAGCCGATGA
- a CDS encoding PAS domain-containing protein: MRHPRLAPQDYRQLVEQAPILIWRAGTDGLCDYFNARWLAFTGRPLERELGNGWAEGVHPEDLPRCLETYATHFAARQIFEMEYRLRRHDGVWRWIFDRGVPVYGVRGAFEGYVGSCIDVSERVEAQAALARAQEMQIRALHGLLPICIVCKKIRDDQGYWQCLEQYIREHSDADFSHGICPECLPAYRRDFISR, encoded by the coding sequence ATGCGCCATCCCCGACTCGCACCCCAGGACTACCGGCAATTGGTCGAGCAGGCTCCCATCCTCATCTGGCGCGCCGGTACGGACGGCCTGTGCGACTACTTCAATGCGCGTTGGCTGGCCTTCACGGGGCGGCCCCTGGAAAGGGAGCTGGGAAACGGCTGGGCCGAAGGGGTCCATCCGGAGGACCTCCCCCGCTGCCTCGAGACCTACGCGACCCATTTCGCAGCCCGGCAGATCTTTGAGATGGAATACCGGCTCCGGCGTCACGACGGCGTCTGGCGCTGGATCTTCGACCGGGGCGTCCCTGTTTATGGCGTCAGAGGGGCCTTCGAGGGCTATGTCGGCAGCTGCATTGATGTGAGCGAAAGGGTCGAGGCCCAGGCGGCCCTGGCCAGGGCACAGGAGATGCAGATCCGCGCCCTCCATGGGCTCCTGCCCATCTGCATCGTCTGCAAGAAGATCCGCGATGACCAAGGCTACTGGCAGTGCCTTGAGCAGTACATCAGGGAGCACTCCGATGCCGACTTCAGCCATGGCATCTGCCCCGAATGCCTTCCGGCCTACCGGCGGGACTTCATCAGCCGGTGA
- a CDS encoding cyclic nucleotide-binding domain-containing protein: MINTSFLTESVLFRNLDETERAQVLVIGQVLSCVPDQVIFKEGDAGDGLFIVISGTIRISKHTPTGEEALAILEPNAFFGEMALIDYMPRAASAIANETCELFFIPLKDLRGLIETHHRIALKFLFALCEVLTQRLRETNERYMNIFTIAQWGGSGVANQLIPLP; this comes from the coding sequence TTGATAAATACGTCATTCCTAACCGAATCCGTACTCTTCCGGAACCTTGACGAGACCGAGCGCGCCCAGGTGCTGGTCATTGGCCAGGTTCTCAGCTGCGTGCCCGACCAGGTCATCTTCAAGGAAGGGGATGCGGGCGACGGTCTGTTCATTGTCATCAGTGGCACGATCCGCATCTCCAAGCACACGCCCACCGGCGAGGAGGCCTTGGCGATCCTGGAACCCAATGCCTTCTTCGGTGAAATGGCCCTCATCGACTACATGCCCAGGGCTGCCAGTGCCATCGCGAACGAGACCTGCGAACTCTTCTTCATCCCCCTCAAGGACCTCCGGGGCCTCATCGAGACCCATCACCGGATCGCCCTGAAGTTCCTCTTCGCACTCTGCGAGGTGCTCACCCAGCGCCTGAGGGAAACCAACGAACGCTACATGAACATCTTCACCATCGCCCAGTGGGGGGGCAGTGGTGTCGCCAATCAGCTCATCCCCCTGCCCTAG
- the trxA gene encoding thioredoxin: MSDLVKHISDAEFPAAIAQGVTLVDFWAPWCGPCRQIAPALDELAGELQGKAQIVKINVDDNPGVAGQFGIQSIPTLLLFKDGTKVGQKVGGQPKANLKAFIESAL; the protein is encoded by the coding sequence ATGTCCGATCTCGTCAAGCACATCTCCGACGCCGAGTTCCCCGCCGCCATCGCCCAGGGTGTGACCCTGGTCGATTTCTGGGCCCCCTGGTGCGGCCCTTGCCGCCAGATCGCCCCTGCGCTCGACGAGCTCGCCGGTGAGCTCCAGGGCAAGGCGCAGATCGTCAAGATCAACGTGGACGACAACCCCGGCGTGGCTGGCCAGTTCGGTATCCAGTCCATCCCCACCCTGCTCCTCTTCAAGGACGGCACCAAGGTGGGCCAGAAGGTGGGCGGCCAGCCCAAGGCCAACCTCAAGGCCTTCATCGAGTCTGCGCTCTGA
- a CDS encoding molybdopterin-dependent oxidoreductase, translating into MARLTRKTQMTTGGPVFVYVDEAQDKIVRITPMDLDDQDAASWQVEARGRTFQPPRKTTYTPVTAGFKSMIYSSKRIMTPLKRVDFDPNGERNEEKRGESGYVPISWDEALDIVCGEIRRIKREFGPGAMVIEPSSHHLWGSVGYRHSALFRFMNAVGMTYGDHNPDSWEGWHWGATHMWGFTARLGNPEQTDLFEDCIQNCEMLVFWSSDPETNNGIYGAFESTIRRFWLKELGIKMVFIDPYYNHTNGLFGGKWFSPRLGTDAALALGIAHTWLVEGTYDKAYVATHAQGFEEWTDYVLGKHDGQPKDSKWAAEECGIPAHEIRALAREWAKHKTMLAAGGLGGWGGACRSPIGMDWARMMVALITMQGLGKPGINIYSTTQGVPVDSDFFFPGYADGGIGGDCENSAAGAGFVYRMFDGVTSKPMTSNLSTAAGVHLNRMRLPECILEDKVEWYGRGFVGASQEQQFHKFEYPAAGFSRIQLLYKYGGSHIGTMGQGDRYARMYRTKRLPFVVSQSIWMEGEVPFADIILPACTNFERWDIGEWASNSGYNPDSHNQANHRVITLQKKCIEPLGESKADYEIFRLICERLKVGEVFSEGKTDLDWAKQMFNASDLPKVVSWEKFCEKGYFIVPNTNKAPSAPAFRWFAEDREQDTRGWIARFRPGDLVDQKGLQTQSGKVEFVSNSLKRFGRYDKDDTERPLMPMYIPSWEGHHTERFKQYPLAVLSPHPRYSFHTMGDGKDSFMNDIKNHRVLIDGHYYWIFRMNPQDAETRGIRENDIIKAYNERGSVLFAAQLTERVPPGTCHCYESSAEYNPIGEPGKSTDRGGCINILTPSRFLSKYASGMATEHCLVEVEKWEGAK; encoded by the coding sequence ATGGCCAGACTGACAAGGAAGACCCAGATGACTACCGGGGGTCCCGTCTTTGTCTACGTAGACGAAGCGCAGGACAAGATCGTCCGTATCACCCCCATGGACCTTGATGACCAGGACGCCGCCTCCTGGCAGGTCGAGGCCCGGGGCAGGACCTTCCAGCCCCCCCGCAAGACCACCTACACCCCCGTGACTGCCGGCTTCAAGTCGATGATCTACTCCAGCAAGCGCATCATGACGCCCTTGAAGCGCGTGGACTTCGACCCCAACGGCGAGCGCAACGAGGAGAAGCGCGGCGAGTCCGGCTATGTGCCCATCAGCTGGGACGAGGCCCTGGACATCGTCTGTGGCGAGATCCGCCGCATCAAGCGCGAGTTCGGCCCCGGCGCCATGGTCATCGAGCCCAGCTCCCACCACCTCTGGGGCTCCGTGGGCTACCGCCACAGCGCCCTCTTCCGGTTCATGAACGCCGTGGGCATGACCTATGGCGATCACAACCCCGACAGCTGGGAAGGCTGGCACTGGGGCGCCACCCACATGTGGGGCTTCACCGCCCGCCTGGGCAACCCCGAGCAGACGGACCTCTTCGAGGATTGCATCCAGAACTGCGAGATGCTGGTCTTCTGGTCCTCGGATCCCGAGACCAACAACGGCATCTACGGCGCCTTCGAGAGCACCATCCGCCGCTTCTGGCTCAAGGAGCTGGGGATCAAGATGGTCTTCATCGATCCCTACTACAACCACACCAACGGCCTCTTCGGAGGCAAGTGGTTCAGCCCCCGCCTCGGCACCGACGCCGCCCTGGCTCTGGGCATCGCCCACACCTGGCTGGTGGAGGGGACCTACGACAAGGCGTATGTCGCCACCCACGCCCAGGGCTTCGAGGAATGGACCGATTACGTGCTGGGCAAGCACGACGGTCAGCCCAAGGACAGCAAGTGGGCCGCCGAGGAGTGCGGCATCCCCGCCCACGAGATCCGCGCCCTGGCCCGGGAGTGGGCCAAGCACAAGACCATGCTGGCCGCTGGTGGCCTGGGTGGCTGGGGTGGCGCCTGCCGCAGCCCCATCGGCATGGACTGGGCCCGCATGATGGTCGCGCTCATCACCATGCAGGGCCTGGGCAAGCCGGGCATCAACATCTACAGCACCACCCAGGGTGTGCCCGTCGACTCCGACTTCTTCTTCCCCGGTTACGCCGATGGCGGCATCGGCGGCGACTGTGAGAACTCCGCCGCCGGCGCGGGCTTCGTCTACCGCATGTTCGACGGTGTCACCAGCAAGCCCATGACCTCCAACCTCAGCACCGCTGCGGGTGTGCACCTCAACCGCATGCGCCTGCCCGAGTGCATCCTGGAGGACAAGGTCGAGTGGTACGGTCGCGGCTTCGTGGGCGCCTCCCAGGAGCAGCAGTTCCACAAGTTCGAATACCCGGCTGCGGGCTTCTCCCGCATCCAGTTGCTCTACAAGTACGGCGGCTCCCACATCGGCACCATGGGTCAGGGCGACCGCTACGCCCGCATGTATCGCACCAAGCGTCTGCCCTTCGTGGTGAGCCAGTCCATCTGGATGGAGGGCGAGGTGCCCTTCGCGGACATCATCCTGCCTGCCTGCACTAACTTCGAGCGCTGGGACATCGGGGAGTGGGCCTCCAACTCGGGCTACAACCCCGATTCCCACAACCAGGCCAACCACCGGGTCATCACCCTCCAGAAGAAGTGCATCGAGCCCCTGGGCGAGTCCAAGGCCGATTACGAGATCTTCCGGCTCATCTGCGAGCGCCTGAAGGTGGGCGAGGTCTTCTCCGAGGGCAAGACCGACCTCGACTGGGCCAAGCAGATGTTCAACGCCTCCGACCTGCCCAAGGTCGTGAGCTGGGAGAAGTTCTGCGAGAAGGGCTACTTCATCGTGCCCAACACCAACAAGGCTCCCTCGGCACCCGCCTTCCGCTGGTTCGCTGAGGACCGGGAGCAGGACACCCGCGGCTGGATCGCCCGTTTCCGCCCTGGCGACCTGGTGGACCAGAAGGGCCTCCAGACCCAGTCCGGCAAGGTCGAGTTCGTGTCCAACAGCCTCAAGCGCTTCGGCCGCTATGACAAGGACGACACCGAGCGCCCCCTGATGCCGATGTACATCCCCTCCTGGGAAGGCCACCACACCGAGCGCTTCAAGCAGTACCCCCTGGCTGTGCTGTCGCCGCACCCCCGCTACAGCTTCCACACCATGGGTGATGGCAAAGACTCGTTCATGAACGACATCAAGAACCACCGCGTTCTGATCGACGGCCACTACTACTGGATCTTCCGCATGAACCCCCAGGACGCCGAGACCCGCGGCATCCGGGAGAACGACATCATCAAGGCCTACAACGAGCGCGGCTCCGTGCTCTTCGCGGCCCAGCTCACTGAGCGTGTCCCCCCCGGAACCTGCCACTGCTACGAGTCCTCCGCGGAGTACAACCCCATCGGCGAGCCCGGCAAGTCCACCGACCGCGGCGGCTGCATCAACATCCTCACACCGTCCCGTTTCCTCTCCAAGTACGCCAGCGGCATGGCCACCGAGCACTGCCTGGTCGAGGTGGAGAAGTGGGAAGGAGCCAAGTAA
- a CDS encoding permease-like cell division protein FtsX, with product MILLRLLGVLLRDVARDLVRYRGQHLIVLLTLASGLLLAGGGLLAVESLDKWVVRMEGMAKVTVFATEGGHLDEVEASLRRDPRFRSVKRVSSQEATRRFQASSREAGLLLESLGGETLPESLELDLRPDLVTGHKAVEVGESLRNLPGVGDVVVDHERLAGLQHSARLLRSALSLMGLLLLVASGFSTGNVIRLSILSREEEIGIMRLVGASEGFIRTPLLVEGAILGLGGSLIAVILLLCLWVPLRQGLWGTPPFFVELARLGFFSGRSLCILAVVGTLTGATGALWGFWSTQRAQRRQAALDQAAGA from the coding sequence ATGATCCTTCTCCGTCTCCTCGGTGTCCTGCTTCGGGATGTGGCCCGGGATCTGGTGCGCTACCGGGGACAGCATCTCATCGTGCTCCTGACGCTGGCTTCCGGGCTGCTTCTGGCCGGGGGCGGGCTGCTGGCGGTGGAATCCCTGGACAAGTGGGTCGTCCGCATGGAGGGCATGGCCAAGGTGACGGTCTTCGCCACCGAGGGGGGGCATCTGGATGAGGTCGAGGCCTCCCTCCGGCGGGATCCCCGCTTCCGTTCGGTGAAGCGGGTCTCCTCCCAGGAGGCGACCCGGCGCTTCCAGGCCAGCTCCCGCGAGGCGGGGCTCCTCCTGGAGAGTCTCGGGGGGGAGACGCTCCCCGAGAGCCTGGAGCTGGATCTGCGACCGGATCTGGTGACGGGACACAAGGCCGTGGAGGTCGGTGAAAGCCTCAGAAACCTGCCCGGGGTGGGGGATGTGGTGGTGGACCATGAACGCTTGGCTGGCCTGCAGCACTCCGCCCGCCTCCTCCGTTCTGCCCTCAGCCTCATGGGTCTGCTCCTCCTGGTGGCCTCAGGCTTCTCCACTGGGAACGTGATCCGTCTCAGCATCCTCTCCCGGGAGGAGGAGATCGGCATCATGCGGCTGGTGGGCGCTTCGGAGGGCTTCATCCGCACACCCCTCCTGGTGGAGGGGGCGATCCTCGGTTTGGGGGGCAGTCTGATTGCGGTCATCCTGCTCCTCTGCCTCTGGGTTCCGCTCCGGCAGGGGCTCTGGGGAACCCCTCCCTTTTTCGTGGAACTGGCCCGCCTGGGCTTCTTCTCGGGGCGCAGTCTCTGCATCCTGGCGGTGGTCGGGACGCTCACCGGAGCCACCGGGGCCCTATGGGGCTTCTGGAGCACCCAGAGGGCGCAGCGCCGTCAGGCAGCCCTCGACCAGGCGGCGGGTGCCTGA